The DNA sequence GCGCGCAGCGCCGAGGAGCGCGAGGCGATCCTCGCCGACCCCGGCTTCGGCAACCACTTCACCGACCACATGGTCGACCTGTGCTGGTCCGCGAAGGGAGGCTGGCACCGCCCGCGCGTCTCTCCCTACGGCCCGATCCAGCTCGAGCCGTCGGCCGCCGTGCTGCACTACGCGCAGGAGATCTTCGAGGGCCTGAAGGCCTACCGCCACGAGGACGGCTCCATCCGGAGCTTCCGCCCGGAGGCGAACGCGGCCCGCATGCAGCGCTCCGCCTACCGGCTCGCCCTGCCCGAGCTCCCGGTCGAGCTCTTCCTCGACTCGCTCAAGCAGCTCGTCGCGGTCGACGGCGATTGGGTGCCCTCCGCGGCCGAGACGAGCCTGTACCTCCGGCCCTTCATGTTCGCCAAGGAGGCGTTCCTCGGCGTCCGGCCCGCGAACAAGGTCGCGTACTATCTGATCGCGAGCCCGGCGGGAGCGTACTTCCCGAGCGGCGTGGCGCCGGTCTCGATCTGGCTCTCGGACAAGTGGTCCCGCGCGGGCCAGGGAGGCACGGGCGCCGCCAAGACCGGCGGCAACTACGCGTCGAGCCTGCTGCCGCAGTCGGAGGCGTACGAGCACGGCTGTGCGCAGGTGCTCTTCCTCGATTCGGTCGAGGGCAAATACCTCGAGGAGCTCGGCGGCATGAACGTCGTGCTCGTCAAGAAGGACGGCACGCTCGTCACCCCCGACTCGCCCAGCATCCTCGAGGGCATCACGCTCGACTCGGTGCTGCAGCTCGCACGCGACCGCGGTCACACCGTGGAGCGCCGCCGGGTCACCCTGGACGAGTGGCGCGACGGCGTGGAGTCTGGCGACGTGGTCGAGGTGTTCGCCTGCGGCACGGCTGCCGTCATCACCCCGATCGGCGAACTCAAGTCCGACACTTTCACCGTCGGCGACATCACCGCGCCTCCCGGCGAGCTGACGATGGCCCTCCGCCAGGAGCTGACCGACATCCAGTACGGGCGCGAGCGCGACCGCCACAACTGGATGTACCGGCTCGACGCGTAGGCTTCCCGAGCGCTGAAGGAGGGGTGCAGGTCTCAAGGCCTGCATCCCTCCTTTTGTTTTTTCTGGTGCAGCGCGTCCAGGCGCTGGCGCTCACTGATTTTGACTAATAAGATGCGAGATGTGAAATGTCAGATTGCCCGCGCGTCACATATCCGGGCGGTCGGCGCCCTCGTCGTGAGCGCAACTTTGGCTGGGGGGATCGCTGGATGCTCGGCGGGAAGGACGAAGTCGGCGAAGTGATGAATCATGAAGCCAACTTGGCGCAGCAGCGCGAGGCAGCACTCCAATTTCGTGACGAATGGCAGCCAGATGTGCAGGAGATTCGGTTTACGCGCGAGGGCGTGACGCCAGGACTTGGTGCCTCCTGGCGAGTGAACGCGGTGGCGACCGTTGGCGAGAGGGAGTATCAGGTCATTATCGGACCCGACATCCCGCCAGGATTCCCCACTGGAGACATGCCATCGGAGGCGCTCCGCACGAGCCCCTCTCTCAAGATCACCTTCAGCGACGGGACGTGGGAGGTCGTCAGGTGACTACCGCCAAATCAACGTGGCGGCCGTGCCGGTTGCGACCGGCGTGGCGGACCTTCCGCCGGGGCGCGAGAGGGATCGGCGTGCGGCCAACACGAGTGATCGCGGCTTTGGGACTGAGCGCCGTTCTTCTGGGCGGTACGACGGGTTGTTCAACAAGGGGAGATGGGATGAACCGGCAGGAGGCGCATCAGTCGAATGTGGGGTTGCAGCGACAGTCTGCGCTCGCCTTCCGTGATGAGTGGCCCGCCGTCGAGATGATCCGGTTCATGCACGAGGGTGGCGCGCCAGGGTTTGGAGCGTCCTGGCGCGTCGATGCGGTCGCCATCGTCAGTGGCGTGGAATATCAGGCAATTATCGGGCTGGGCATCTCTCCGGCTTTTCATGGAGGCATGCCCCCGGAGTCTCCCGGGTCGCCTTCGCGGCCACCTTTGAGGGTGGTCTACAGCGACGGGGCGAGCGAGGTCATTGAATGACAACCGCCGAAGAGTTCATGAAGATCGCCAACCAGGCGTATTCGGTCGATGCGCTTCCTCGGAGCAAGGTGCGTCACCGGAGCGACTCGTCCATGAGAGGGCGCCTCGGCGCCCGTGTATATCGGGTCGTCGGAGTTCTGGCCGCTAGCGCAGTCATGGTGATGGCTTTTACGGGATGTTCGATGAGCGGCGACGACGTGGGCGAAAAGATGAAGCATGAGGGCAATTTGGCTCTGCAACGCGAGGCGGCGCTCGAGTTTCGCGAGGAGTGGCAACCGGATGTCGAATCGATCCGCTTCACCAACGAGGGCCTGCGGCCAGGATTCGGCTCTGCGTGGGGCGCCAACGCTGTGGCAACCATTGGCGGGCGGGAGTATCAGGTCATCATTGGACCGGGCCTGGGGCCAGGATTCCCGACGGGAGACGTTCCGCCGGAGGCCATAGTCGCGAACGCCACGCCGTTGAAGATCATCTTTAGTGACGGGACTTCGGAGGTGATCCGATGACGACCGCGGAAGAACACGTGGATCTCGCAAACAGGGCGTATTTCGTGGATCCCCTTCGAATGGACCCTCCATACGGTGTGGGCCCAACGATGGGTGTGGGCAGCGGCAGCCATGGGCGAACCCACGTCGTGTTGGACGCGGAGAACAATCCCGCGTTCCCGGCGATAGCGGTCGCCCCTGAAAGTCTTTCGCGGATCACCCGCGACGCGTTTGAGCGAGACGGGGCGGTGCGGGTGTGCGAGCGTTCCGTTCGATCGCGGTCCTGAGTCTGGGCATCGTGCTTCTGAGTGTCACGGCCGCCTGTTCCTTAGTTTCAGGCACTCAGATGGGAGGAAACACGGTGGAACAATCGAATCTGACGCTGCAGCGGGAGGCGGCACTCGAGTTCCGCGACAGGTGGCCAGCGGTGGAGAAGATCCGGTTCACAAGTGAGGGGGGAGGGGCGGGGCTTGGAGCTTCCTGGGGCGCCAATGCCGTCGTGACAGTGCATGGCAATGATCACCAGGTGATAATCGGTCCGGGTCGTGCGTGGATCTTCCAAACCAATGGGGTCCCGCCGGATTCTCCGGGGCCGGCTGTTCACCCGTTGACCATCGTCTTCAGCGACGGAAATTCGGAGGTCATCAGGTGACCACCCCCGAGCGGTACCATGACTTCGCTCGTGCCGTGTATGAGGTGGACCCCTTACAACGAACGCCACCGGTCGCTCGGGGTAATGAGATTCTGACCGGCGACGGAGGTGGCAATCAGCTGTACTTGGTGCTGGACACCGAGGACGACCCAGTGAACGGATTCCAGGCCATGGCGGTGGCGCCGGTCGTGAACGGCGTGGCGGACACGTCCCGGATCACGGTGGCGTACGCCGGAACCAACCCGGGCCACCGGGCGGACGCTGTAGCGGATGTCCAAACGGTATTTGGAGGACAGCATGGGTGGGGCACCCAGACGGAGGACGCGAAGCGGTTCGCGGACCGTGTGAGCCGCGCCCACCCTGGAGCGACGATTTCCACGACGGGGCACTCCCTTGGCGGGTTCCTCGCACTGCTGGTGGCTGCAGAGAACGGCTGGGAGGGGACCACGTTCAACGGGCCGGACCCGTGGGACGCTCTTTCCCAGAAGGCGAAGGAACGGCTCCAGAGCATGCAAGCGGCCGGACGCAAGCCGCTCCGCAACTACGTGAACGAGTGGGATCCGATCGGAAACCTCTATGGCAACGGAACGGGGGCTGCGGTCTACGTGAAGGACCAGCCGAGCCGGTCGCTGTTGGACTACCACAACATTGGGAAGCAAGGGGCGTTCACGTTCAATCCGGACGGTTCGGTCCAGAACTCCGGGGCGACAGGTCGCTCGCTCGTCGATATCGTCGGTAATTCGTTGAACACGTACGCTCCTGGCGTGGCGCAGGCTGCCTATCCGCTCCTCCTCGCACTCACAGCTGCCGTGCAGAACCCAGCCATCAGGAACAACGTGTCCAAGAATCTGTCCGGCCTGATGGTCGCGGTGAACACGGTGTCCGCGGTGGCTCTGGCGGCGAGTATCAGCGGAACAGCCGCCGCCCTCACAGAGATCAAGCTGGCGAATGGCCGTCTGATCCCGCGCATGGAGGAAGGACTGAGCGCGGCGAAGAACTCGGCCGCGATGCTGCCCTACGTCACCTACCAAGACATCGAGAATTGCATCGATTTCCACCGGCTCCACGTGCATCAGAACATCGATGAAACCGCGGTCGCCGAGGTCGACCGGCTCGTCGACCGCCATCTCGTCGCCGTGAACCAGCTCGCAGACGGGATCACGCGCGCCGTCGATCACACCATTCGTCAGGACGCGCAATGGGCACTCACCTTCGCAGGGTCCTAGAAAGGAGCAGCAATCACATGCCGCAATCAGCGCACCAGCTCGATCCGTATGAGTTCGTGCGAGACTTCGCCGCAGAGCTGAACCGAGAGGTCGAGGCCGGGGTTCTCGGCGTCCAGGAGTGGATCGATGAGCAGATACGAGGCGCGGCCATCGGCCTCCTGCACAGCATGATGCCCGCGCTCGTGCGAGCCAACACCTCCATTGTGAAGATCAGCGAAACGGCTGCGATCGTCCCCGCCGCTGAGGTCGTGGGGGCCACTCTCGGCCGTGCAGACGTAAGCAACACAGTGCTCGCTGGCGCGGTCGCCGAAAAGGTGAAGGGGAAGATTCGCGAGCTTCTATCCGAGCAGACCTACTCCCGCGGGGTGGAAAGTGTCACATGGTGAACTACCGGAGCCTGTTCGAACTGGAAGACGCCCAAGATCGGGAGAGCGCCCGTGAGCGAGAACGGATCGATCTAGGAGACGAATACATCGGGTATTACCGATCGCGGATGCATCGAATGATGGAGTCCTTCCACGAGTTCTGCGCACGCGAGGGGATCGCGGACGACCCGGACTTCCGCCACGAGCTTGACCGAGTTTCCGAGATGACGGACAACAATGCGCGACAGACGGACCGGATGCTCATCGACCTCGACGAAGAGTTCTGGCGCATGAAGATCCGGCACTCCGACGAACGTGAGGAGTACATAGCGAGCCGGAGAACCGAGTGAACCGTGTCGAACGGCCGCGGCTACGATCGACGCATGAGCGACGAGAAGGTCTTCGCGGTCGTCGGCCCCGGCGCGGTCGGCGGGCTGCTCGCCTGGCTCCTCTACCGGCAGGGTCACGAGGTCGTCGCCGTCGGCCGTCGCTCGACGGTGGAGGCCATCCGGGCCGAAGGCATCACGGTCCGCAGCGCCACCTTCGGCGAGGCCACCGAGCGGATCGCCGCCGAGACGCGCGTGCCCGAGGGTGCGAGCGTGATCGTCGCGACGAAGGCGTACGGGCTCGCCGACGTGCTCCCAGCGATCGCCGAGTCGTCGCCGATCGAGGTCGTGTCCTTCCTCAACGGGGTCGAGCACATGCGGCCGCTGCGGGAGGCGCTGCCGGGCGTGCCGGTGGCCGGCGCGTCCATCGCGGTGTCCGCGCTCCGCGCCACCCCGACCGTCATCGACCACCGCAGCCCGTTCGTGCGCATAGAGGTACCCGACGCCGCGGCGTCGTTTGCGTCGGTGCTCGCGCTCGTCGACGCAGGGCCGAGCGTCCGCGTGGGCGGGAGCGAGGCGGAGGTCTTGTGGGCGAAGTTCCGGCTGCTCGCCTCCCTGGCGCTGCTGACCTCCTACTGGCGCCAGCCGGCCGGCCCGGCGCTGAGCGAAGACCCCGAGCTGACCGAGGCCGTCGTCTCCGAGGTCGTCGCGTGCTCGGCGGCCGAGGGTGTCCCCGCCTCCGAGCTCGAGCTCGTGCGGGCGCTCCACAGTGTCCCCGGCGGGATGCGCACCTCCCTCCAGGAGGACCTCGCGGCCGGCGCACCCAGCGAGCTCGACGCCCTGGGAGGCGCGCTGCTGCGTATCGGCGAGCGGCACGGCATCCCCACGCCCGGCCTGTCCCGAATCGTCGCGGCGCTAGGCTCGGATGCGTGAAGATCGCACGGTTCAGCCACGACGGGAAGATCGACTACGGGATCGTCGACGAGGACGCGCTGGTCGTCCTGGCCGGGGACCCCATGTTCGCCGGGTTCGACACCACGGGGGAGCGCGTCCCGCTCGCCCAGGTCGGCGCGCTCCTGGCGCCGGTCATCCCCCGGTCGAAGGTCGTCGCCGTCGGGAAGAACTACCGCGACCACGCCGCTGAGATGGGCGGGGAGGCGCCGGGCGAGCCGTTGCTGTTCCTGAAGCCCAACACGGCTGTCATCGGCCTCGGCGACGCGATCGTCGTGCCGCCGCAGTCGGAACGCGTCGACTACGAGGGCGAGCTCGCCGTGGTCATCGGCAAGATCGCCCGGAACGTCACCCCGGCCGATGCGCTCGACCACGTGTTCGGCTACACCGTGGCCAACGACGTCACCGCGCGCGATCTGCAGGAGAAGGACGGCCAGTGGACGCGCGCCAAGGGCTTCGACACCTTCTGCCCGCTCGGCCCGGTCATCGAGACCGAGCTGGCGCCCGGCGCGATGCTGCGGACGCGCCTCAACGGCGAGCTGAAACAGGAAGCGCCGCTCACCGACATGGTGCACGACATCCCGTCGATCATCGCGTACGCGTCGAGCGTCTTCACGCTCCTCCCCGGAGATGTGATCCTCACGGGCACTCCGGCCGGCATCGGGCCGATGAAGCCGGGCGACACAGTCGAGGTCGAGGTCGAGGGCGTCGGGTCGCTGGTCAACCCGGTGCGCGCCCCGAAGGAGACCGCCCGATAGGATCGGAGAGGTATGCCTGACAACGCCTCTCACCCGTTCTCCACCGCCACCGGCTCCGATGTGCGGGTCCGCTTCTGCCCGTCCCCGACGGGCACGCCGCACGTCGGCCTGATCCGCACCGCCCTGTTCAACTGGGCCTACGCCCGGCACACCGGCGGCAAGCTCGTGTTCCGCATCGAAGACACCGATGCGGCGCGCGATAGCGAGGAGAGCTACCAGCAGATCCTGGAGGCGCTCCGCTGGCTGCACCTCGACTGGGACGAGGGCATCGACGTGGGCGGCCCGCACGGCCCGTACCGGCAGTCGCAGCGGTACAACATCTACCGCGAGCTCATCGAGCGCTTGAAGGCGAGCGGACACATCTACGAGAGCTTCGCGACCCCCGAGGAGATCGAGGCGCGGAACATCTCGCTCGGCCGCGACCCGAAGCTCGGCTACGACAACTTCGAGCGCGAGCTCACCGACGACCAGAAGGCCGCGTACCGCGCCGAGGGGCGCGAGCCCGCCCTGCGCCTCCGCGTGCCCGACGACGATCTGAGCTTCGACGACCTCGTCCGCGGCGAGATCACCTTCAAGGCGGGCTCGTTCAGCGACTTCGTCGTCGTCCGGCCGAACGGGCACCCGCTCTACACCTTCGTGAACCCGGTCGACGACGCGCTCATGGGCATCACTCACGTGCTCCGCGGTGAGGACCTCCTGTCGTCGACGCCGCGACAGATCGCGCTCTACCACGCCCTCATCGACGCCGGAATCACGACCTTCGTGCCCCGCTTCGGCCACCTGCCTTACGTCATGGGCGAGGGCAACAAGAAGCTCTCGAAGCGCGACCCCGAGTCGAACCTGTTCCACCACCGCGACCGCGGGTTCATCCCGGAGGGGCTGGTCAACTACCTCGCGCTCCTCGGCTGGTCGCTTACGCACGACCGCGATGTGTTCTCCATCGCCGAGATGGTGGCCGCGTTCGACGTCGCCGACGTGAACCCCAACCCGGCCCGCTTCGACCTCAAGAAGGCCGAGTCGATCAACGGCGACCACATCCGCCTGCTCGACGTCTCGGACTTCGCCGAGCGAACCATCCCGTACCTCGCGGCGGCCGGGGTCGTGGAGGCGCCGCTGACGACGGAACAGCGTGGCGTGCTCGATGCCGCCGCCCCGCTCGTCCAGGAGCGGGTGCAGCTTCTCGGCGAGACGCCCGGCATGCTCGGGTTCCTCTTCACCGACGCCGCGTCACTGACGGTGGAGGCCGATGCGCGGGCGTCCCTCCCGGCCAACGCGGGGGAGGTGCTGGCCGCCTCGATCGGTGCGCTCGAGCTCGTGCCGGAGGCCGAGTGGCGGCACGACGCGATCGAGTCGGCCCTGCGCGACGCGCTCGTCGAGG is a window from the Leifsonia sp. AG29 genome containing:
- a CDS encoding fumarylacetoacetate hydrolase family protein; its protein translation is MKIARFSHDGKIDYGIVDEDALVVLAGDPMFAGFDTTGERVPLAQVGALLAPVIPRSKVVAVGKNYRDHAAEMGGEAPGEPLLFLKPNTAVIGLGDAIVVPPQSERVDYEGELAVVIGKIARNVTPADALDHVFGYTVANDVTARDLQEKDGQWTRAKGFDTFCPLGPVIETELAPGAMLRTRLNGELKQEAPLTDMVHDIPSIIAYASSVFTLLPGDVILTGTPAGIGPMKPGDTVEVEVEGVGSLVNPVRAPKETAR
- the gltX gene encoding glutamate--tRNA ligase — encoded protein: MPDNASHPFSTATGSDVRVRFCPSPTGTPHVGLIRTALFNWAYARHTGGKLVFRIEDTDAARDSEESYQQILEALRWLHLDWDEGIDVGGPHGPYRQSQRYNIYRELIERLKASGHIYESFATPEEIEARNISLGRDPKLGYDNFERELTDDQKAAYRAEGREPALRLRVPDDDLSFDDLVRGEITFKAGSFSDFVVVRPNGHPLYTFVNPVDDALMGITHVLRGEDLLSSTPRQIALYHALIDAGITTFVPRFGHLPYVMGEGNKKLSKRDPESNLFHHRDRGFIPEGLVNYLALLGWSLTHDRDVFSIAEMVAAFDVADVNPNPARFDLKKAESINGDHIRLLDVSDFAERTIPYLAAAGVVEAPLTTEQRGVLDAAAPLVQERVQLLGETPGMLGFLFTDAASLTVEADARASLPANAGEVLAASIGALELVPEAEWRHDAIESALRDALVEALGLKPRVAFGPLRVALSGRRVSPPLFESMEILGKAETIARLDRLSASLG
- a CDS encoding branched-chain amino acid aminotransferase, which codes for MTSTSISLTGGPTETSGLLWNVTRNENARSAEEREAILADPGFGNHFTDHMVDLCWSAKGGWHRPRVSPYGPIQLEPSAAVLHYAQEIFEGLKAYRHEDGSIRSFRPEANAARMQRSAYRLALPELPVELFLDSLKQLVAVDGDWVPSAAETSLYLRPFMFAKEAFLGVRPANKVAYYLIASPAGAYFPSGVAPVSIWLSDKWSRAGQGGTGAAKTGGNYASSLLPQSEAYEHGCAQVLFLDSVEGKYLEELGGMNVVLVKKDGTLVTPDSPSILEGITLDSVLQLARDRGHTVERRRVTLDEWRDGVESGDVVEVFACGTAAVITPIGELKSDTFTVGDITAPPGELTMALRQELTDIQYGRERDRHNWMYRLDA
- a CDS encoding ketopantoate reductase family protein; protein product: MSDEKVFAVVGPGAVGGLLAWLLYRQGHEVVAVGRRSTVEAIRAEGITVRSATFGEATERIAAETRVPEGASVIVATKAYGLADVLPAIAESSPIEVVSFLNGVEHMRPLREALPGVPVAGASIAVSALRATPTVIDHRSPFVRIEVPDAAASFASVLALVDAGPSVRVGGSEAEVLWAKFRLLASLALLTSYWRQPAGPALSEDPELTEAVVSEVVACSAAEGVPASELELVRALHSVPGGMRTSLQEDLAAGAPSELDALGGALLRIGERHGIPTPGLSRIVAALGSDA